A part of Dreissena polymorpha isolate Duluth1 chromosome 13, UMN_Dpol_1.0, whole genome shotgun sequence genomic DNA contains:
- the LOC127856277 gene encoding uncharacterized protein LOC127856277: MQCDIKKSSADSKNDYQKLASTEPKYSETEVPTDDVPLLSNMEPTHEDTIVVTGVSNKETEQHADENTLTRAASGNNNDVISNDKQITELMSEIEIETPRVHAGSSLKYATIEQSLSTDAGKTIYAARPRSGNQVKKFSYQPPPTGSEDKIDIVRKMSESSAVEFVPWQNVGSYAELKKTRCQRLYATSGRSDDLALFYHNGRFYVIDAWCTHMGGPLFQGEIEDYNGRCHVMCPWHSYMFDLETGKNEMGLHQKVFDLKYENGHIFVRYHTPLSVEPNRKSSNAVINFPPKKGKMTGEEEKAPTQRKTSILESPLRL, translated from the exons ATGCAGTGCGATATAAAGAAATCGAGCGCGGATTCGAAGAACGACTATCAAAAACTTGCTTCAACAGAGCCAAAGTATTCCGAAACAGAGGTTCCAACGGATGATGTGCCGCTGTTGTCAAACATGGAACCTACGCATGAAGACACCATTGTCGTCACCGGTGTTTCTAACAAAGAAACAGAACAACATGCGGATGAAAATACTTTAACGAGAGCTGCCAGTGGAAATAACAACGATGTCATTTCCAATGACAAGCAAATCACTGAACTTATGTCTGAAATAGAGATCGAAACACCACGAGTGCATGCCGGAAGTAGTCTCAAGTACGCAACTATTGAACAGAGTCTCTCTACGGATGCCGGTAAGACTATCTACGCAGCCCGTCCAAGAAGCGGAAATCAAGTGAAGAAGTTCTCATACCAACCGCCGCCGACAGGAAGCGAGGACAAAATCGACATCGTCCGTAAAATGAGCGAGTCGTCGGCGGTGGAATTTGTTCCGTGGCAGAACGTGGGATCGTACGCCGAGCTGAAAAAGACGCGGTGCCAGCGACTGTACGCCACTTCCGGTAGGAGCGACGACCTTGCGCTCTTCTACCACAATGGCCGCTTCTACGTCATAGATGCGTGGTGCACGCATATGG GTGGCCCCCTGTTTCAAGGCGAAATCGAGGACTACAATGGCCGCTGTCATGTGATGTGCCCGTGGCACTCCTATATGTTCGACCTTGAGACTGGAAAGAACGAGATGGGTCTACAT CAAAAGGTATTCGACCTGAAATATGAAAACGGCCATATCTTTGTGCGCTACCACACGCCTTTGAGTGTGGAGCCAAACAGAAAATCATCAAACGCCGTGATAAATTTCCCGCCAAAGAAAGGGAAAATGACGGGCGAGGAAGAAAAGGCGCCAACCCAAAGGAAAACTTCGATTTTGGAATCCCCACTGAGACTGTGA